The Sediminitomix flava genome includes a window with the following:
- a CDS encoding biotin/lipoyl-containing protein: MKSYKFNINERKYNVVINSLEGNTMYMEVNGESFTVELEREVKSSKTPKIVRSAPKKAEAQPLATGKKANKIAAPLPGTILEIKLETGATVKRGDTILVMEAMKMENSILAESDGVIQDIRVSEGDSVMQGDVLVEIE, from the coding sequence ATGAAAAGTTATAAATTCAACATAAATGAGCGTAAGTACAATGTGGTAATCAATTCCCTTGAAGGAAACACAATGTACATGGAAGTGAATGGCGAGTCATTCACAGTTGAGCTAGAAAGAGAAGTGAAATCTTCTAAAACGCCTAAGATCGTTCGTTCGGCTCCTAAGAAAGCTGAAGCTCAGCCATTAGCAACAGGTAAAAAAGCAAATAAAATTGCAGCTCCACTTCCAGGAACTATCTTAGAAATTAAATTAGAAACTGGAGCAACAGTCAAAAGAGGAGATACCATCTTGGTGATGGAGGCCATGAAAATGGAAAACTCTATTTTGGCAGAATCAGACGGTGTTATCCAAGACATTAGAGTTAGTGAGGGTGACAGTGTAATGCAAGGTGACGTTTTAGTCGAGATTGAATAA
- a CDS encoding sodium ion-translocating decarboxylase subunit beta has protein sequence MRRLKTVFFSLAILTGLWTLGQQELFAQPIGELLTSVQTLEASKGVWSLTLEGLGSFIDLTGFANLTLQHLAMIITGCVFLFLGIRYKFEPLLLVPIGVGVIIGNIPFVEGNQIGIYEEGSVLNYLYFGVKYGVYPPLIFLGIGAMTDFSTLIANPKLLLLGAAAQIGVFATFFGAISLGFSLEQAGAIGIIGGADGPTAIFLASKLAPELLGAIAIAAYSYMALVPVIQPPLMKLLISKEEAKIHMKQPRVVSSREKILFPIIGLILTTFLAPSAIPLLGMLFFGNILKESGVTERLANTARTSMIDIVTILLGVTVGASTQANKFLTLDSIKIFVLGAVSFMVATCCGLLFAKFMNLFLKGDRKINPLIGAAGVSAVPDSARVVQHVGLQHDSSNHLLMHAMAPNVAGVIGSAIAAGVLMSFLL, from the coding sequence ATGAGAAGACTTAAAACAGTGTTTTTCTCTTTGGCCATTCTTACAGGACTTTGGACATTGGGGCAACAAGAACTTTTTGCACAGCCAATAGGTGAATTGTTGACCTCTGTTCAAACTCTTGAAGCTTCCAAAGGAGTTTGGAGTCTCACCCTAGAAGGACTTGGGTCTTTTATTGATTTGACTGGTTTTGCAAATCTGACTTTGCAACATTTAGCCATGATTATCACAGGTTGTGTATTCCTATTTTTAGGTATTCGCTACAAGTTTGAACCTCTTTTACTTGTACCGATTGGAGTTGGTGTCATCATTGGAAATATTCCTTTTGTTGAAGGAAACCAGATCGGGATTTATGAAGAAGGCTCGGTATTGAATTACCTATATTTTGGAGTGAAGTATGGGGTGTATCCTCCGCTTATATTTTTGGGGATTGGAGCCATGACTGATTTCTCTACGCTTATCGCAAATCCTAAACTTTTATTATTAGGAGCCGCAGCTCAGATTGGTGTATTCGCCACTTTTTTTGGAGCTATAAGCTTAGGTTTTTCACTCGAACAGGCAGGTGCGATAGGTATTATTGGTGGAGCAGATGGGCCTACGGCCATTTTTCTAGCTTCTAAATTAGCTCCAGAACTTTTAGGAGCAATTGCAATTGCAGCTTACTCATACATGGCATTGGTTCCAGTGATCCAGCCTCCGTTGATGAAGTTGTTGATTTCAAAAGAAGAAGCTAAGATTCATATGAAACAACCAAGAGTTGTTTCGTCTAGAGAAAAGATTCTGTTTCCAATTATCGGTTTAATTCTCACAACCTTTTTAGCACCAAGTGCCATTCCTCTTCTAGGGATGTTGTTCTTCGGAAATATCTTGAAAGAAAGTGGGGTTACTGAACGTTTAGCAAATACAGCTCGAACCTCAATGATTGATATCGTAACGATACTTTTGGGTGTGACTGTAGGAGCTTCTACTCAAGCCAATAAATTCTTAACACTAGATTCGATCAAAATCTTTGTACTCGGGGCTGTTTCATTTATGGTAGCCACATGTTGTGGTCTTTTATTCGCTAAATTCATGAATTTATTCTTGAAGGGAGATCGCAAAATAAATCCATTAATTGGAGCCGCAGGAGTTTCTGCTGTTCCAGATTCAGCAAGAGTTGTACAACACGTAGGATTACAACACGACTCATCTAACCATTTACTAATGCATGCCATGGCACCAAATGTGGCAGGAGTGATAGGCTCAGCTATTGCGGCAGGAGTATTGATGAGTTTCCTACTCTAG
- a CDS encoding acetyl-CoA hydrolase/transferase family protein produces MNINYTSAEEAVKLIKSGDNVLIQGGSATPQALTKAMTERYTELSDIDVYHIHTEGYAEYAYAPYNESFNTHAFFIGGNMRKAVQQGSAQYVPIFLSEIPSLFCQGIIPLDVVMVNVSVPDKHGFCSLGVSVDVVAQAIKCAKTVIAQINPQMPRTFGDGIIHISEFQACVEVDEPLYEMKFASSTPEEVAIGNHIAGLIEDGATLQMGIGGIPNAVLHQLHSHKNLGVHTEMFSEGLIDLVEKGIVNGSEKKIHTGKIISGFAMGTRRLYDFMDDNPDIEMLDISHVNDTAVIRQNPKVTAINSAIEVDITGQVCADSIGPRMYSGVGGQMDFMRGAALSKGGKPIIALPSITAKGVSKISPMLKEGAGVVTTRAHVRYIVTEYGVADLYGKDLLQRAKEMIKIAHPAHREHLEEQAMRRFGKGVLNVAAATV; encoded by the coding sequence ATGAACATTAATTATACAAGTGCTGAAGAAGCCGTAAAACTCATTAAGTCAGGTGATAATGTCTTGATTCAAGGTGGTTCTGCAACACCTCAAGCGCTTACAAAAGCAATGACTGAGCGCTATACTGAGCTAAGTGATATTGATGTGTATCACATTCATACAGAAGGCTATGCAGAATATGCTTATGCACCTTACAATGAGTCATTTAACACACATGCCTTTTTTATTGGTGGCAATATGCGTAAAGCGGTTCAACAAGGATCAGCTCAGTATGTGCCAATCTTTTTGAGTGAAATTCCTTCATTATTCTGCCAAGGAATCATTCCATTAGATGTTGTAATGGTAAATGTTTCTGTGCCAGATAAACACGGATTCTGTTCATTGGGTGTATCTGTAGATGTAGTTGCACAAGCAATCAAATGTGCAAAAACAGTTATCGCACAAATTAACCCACAAATGCCTCGTACGTTTGGTGATGGGATTATTCATATTTCTGAATTCCAAGCTTGCGTAGAAGTAGATGAGCCACTATATGAAATGAAGTTCGCTTCTTCAACTCCTGAAGAAGTAGCTATCGGTAATCATATCGCAGGACTTATTGAAGATGGAGCTACGCTTCAAATGGGTATCGGAGGTATTCCAAATGCAGTATTACACCAACTACACAGCCATAAGAACCTTGGAGTACACACAGAGATGTTCTCAGAAGGTCTTATCGATCTAGTTGAAAAAGGAATTGTAAATGGTAGCGAGAAAAAAATCCATACAGGTAAAATCATTTCTGGTTTTGCAATGGGTACTCGCAGACTTTATGATTTCATGGATGACAATCCAGATATTGAAATGTTAGATATTTCGCATGTAAATGATACAGCTGTTATTCGTCAAAATCCTAAAGTAACAGCAATTAACTCAGCGATTGAAGTAGATATTACAGGTCAGGTTTGTGCTGACTCTATTGGACCAAGAATGTACTCTGGTGTAGGTGGTCAAATGGACTTTATGCGTGGAGCAGCCTTGTCTAAAGGTGGTAAACCAATCATTGCTTTACCTTCGATTACAGCAAAAGGTGTATCAAAAATTTCACCTATGCTAAAAGAAGGAGCAGGTGTAGTAACAACAAGAGCACACGTTCGTTATATTGTTACAGAGTACGGAGTTGCCGATCTTTATGGAAAAGATCTATTGCAACGAGCAAAAGAAATGATCAAGATTGCTCACCCAGCTCACAGAGAGCATTTGGAAGAGCAAGCAATGCGTCGTTTCGGTAAAGGAGTGCTAAATGTTGCAGCAGCTACCGTATAA
- a CDS encoding methylmalonyl-CoA mutase family protein — protein MEKNLFESFPPLEKAQWVEKATVDLKGADFNKKLLWRTENGYTLEPFYMRSDLQEKSFNQLQYTFPKAEGDAAPRAWVNYRKIKVTNEKEANKTALEALGKRGAEGIIFDLAAVEAPNAEELLTGIYLDCCAVSFENVKNPEAWVRNYVAYAKLQDVPKEKLSGYIKCDLLEKYTETGQLFEEKELVEWAALLSVTQQMPHFYGLALSSQIIRDAGGNHIQEAAFMLNMVAEYLARFADTKLHVEEVIKEVLPISAFGSDYFQEIAKYRALRTLLLEVAKMYDENFPVEQLHIMGVSSEWSKSTLDPNVNLLRNTTEAMSAVLGGCNSIWIAPHNKYQGEENDFSHRIALNISHLLREESYLDKVVDPSAGSYYIEKITSEILERALTLFQDIESKGGFVTCFEAGYIQEKIEETLQANNKLISQRRKVLVGTNRYPNGLETPDIHLVKEESSDKKALKKQRSGIQFEALRLRTEEYVKETGNRPQIELALFGNLAMRKARATFAGDFFQVAGFETQEVPYKSAEEAALLSAKNEKEIVVLCASDDDYKEHAFEFVNAFRRHNTHTMLILAGYPAEIVEELKDAGLDDFIHMRVNTLDSLTALQDRLFN, from the coding sequence ATGGAGAAGAATTTATTTGAATCATTTCCTCCTTTAGAAAAAGCACAGTGGGTAGAGAAGGCTACTGTGGACTTGAAAGGAGCAGATTTTAACAAAAAACTGCTTTGGAGAACAGAGAATGGCTATACTTTGGAGCCGTTCTATATGCGTTCTGATCTGCAAGAGAAAAGTTTTAATCAACTACAATACACTTTCCCTAAAGCTGAAGGTGATGCAGCGCCAAGAGCTTGGGTGAATTACAGAAAAATCAAAGTTACTAATGAAAAAGAGGCAAATAAAACAGCCTTGGAAGCATTAGGGAAAAGAGGAGCAGAAGGGATTATCTTTGATTTGGCAGCGGTTGAAGCACCAAATGCTGAAGAACTTCTGACAGGCATTTACTTGGATTGCTGTGCAGTTTCTTTTGAAAATGTAAAAAATCCAGAAGCTTGGGTAAGAAACTATGTAGCTTATGCCAAACTTCAAGATGTGCCGAAGGAAAAACTTAGTGGTTACATTAAGTGTGATCTTCTTGAAAAGTATACGGAAACAGGGCAACTTTTTGAAGAAAAAGAATTGGTAGAGTGGGCAGCTTTATTGTCTGTTACTCAACAAATGCCACATTTCTATGGGTTGGCACTTAGCTCTCAAATTATCAGAGATGCAGGTGGTAATCACATCCAAGAAGCTGCATTCATGTTAAATATGGTAGCGGAGTATCTTGCTCGTTTTGCAGATACAAAACTTCATGTTGAAGAAGTAATTAAAGAAGTACTTCCAATTTCAGCTTTCGGATCAGATTATTTCCAAGAGATTGCGAAATACAGAGCCTTAAGAACACTTCTTTTGGAAGTAGCTAAAATGTACGATGAAAACTTCCCTGTAGAGCAATTACACATTATGGGGGTTTCATCGGAATGGTCAAAATCAACTCTTGATCCTAACGTAAACTTGCTTCGTAACACAACTGAAGCAATGTCTGCGGTATTGGGTGGATGTAATTCAATTTGGATTGCACCTCACAACAAATACCAAGGAGAAGAAAACGATTTTAGCCACCGTATTGCCCTTAATATTTCTCACCTTCTAAGGGAAGAATCATACTTGGATAAAGTAGTAGACCCTTCAGCAGGGTCATATTATATTGAAAAAATTACTTCTGAGATTTTGGAAAGAGCTTTGACTTTATTCCAAGATATTGAAAGTAAAGGTGGTTTTGTAACTTGTTTTGAAGCAGGTTATATCCAAGAGAAAATTGAGGAGACATTACAAGCGAATAATAAATTGATTTCGCAACGTCGTAAGGTCTTGGTTGGTACAAACCGTTATCCAAACGGGTTGGAAACGCCAGATATTCATTTGGTAAAAGAGGAATCTTCTGACAAAAAAGCTTTGAAAAAGCAAAGATCAGGAATTCAGTTTGAAGCATTGAGGTTACGTACAGAGGAGTATGTGAAAGAAACGGGTAACCGTCCTCAAATTGAGTTGGCTTTGTTTGGAAATCTTGCAATGCGTAAGGCTAGAGCAACATTTGCTGGAGACTTCTTCCAAGTTGCAGGTTTTGAAACACAAGAAGTTCCTTACAAATCAGCAGAAGAAGCAGCTTTGTTAAGTGCTAAAAACGAAAAAGAAATCGTAGTACTTTGTGCTTCAGATGACGATTACAAAGAGCATGCTTTCGAATTTGTGAATGCATTCCGTCGTCATAACACACATACAATGCTGATTTTGGCAGGTTATCCTGCAGAAATTGTTGAGGAATTGAAAGACGCAGGTTTGGATGACTTCATTCACATGCGTGTCAATACACTAGATTCTCTAACAGCGCTTCAAGATCGTCTATTCAACTAA